In Sciurus carolinensis chromosome 17, mSciCar1.2, whole genome shotgun sequence, one genomic interval encodes:
- the Creb3l3 gene encoding cyclic AMP-responsive element-binding protein 3-like protein 3 isoform X2, producing MDGDLAGKMASPAGAMGPMDSLELLDLLFDGQDGVLRRVELAEGWSLADPVLPGSDSDDFLNSILGPGDSVPSSPIWSPAASDSGISEDLPSDPQDTPPRSGLATTPPSCHPTEPGKGPCPSYLPGPPCPAGPSGPQVLEASVAIDLDVWSAGGLYTEEQVDAPSRFNLTVKDLLLSGVGDLQQQHLASSLRPGSGQCQELVLTEDEKKLLAKEGISLPTQLPLTKYEERVLKKIRRKIRNKQSAQESRKKKKEYIEGLETRMSACTVQNQELQRKVLHLEKQNLSLLEQLKKLQAIVVQSTTKSVQTGTCTAVLLLSFALIVLPSISPFASNKAESPGDFAPVRFSSRTLHNDASSRVAPDTDPGSEAPGPWPDAGVPHKGSPGSLGMDWGFLDILALGSSTRELDNSTLVLGNSTEELGPATLLDWVAPEPVLSTGRAGLEVAGEEL from the exons ATGGATGGGGACCTAGCTGGAAAG ATGGCTTCCCCCGCCGGTGCCATGGGCCCCATGGACAGCCTGGAGCTCCTGGACCTCCTGTTTGACGGGCAGGATGGCGTCCTGAGACGCGTGGAGCTGGCCGAGGGCTGGAGCCTGGCCGACCCG GTGCTGCCCGGCTCAGACTCCGACGACTTCCTGAACTCCATCCTGGGCCCTGGAGACTCCGTTCCCAGCTCTCCCATCTGGTCCCCTGCGGCCAGTGACAGTGGCATCTCTGAAGACCTTCCCTCTGACCCTCAGGACACCCCTCCACGCAGTGGGCTGGCCACCACCCCGCCCAGCTGCCATCCCACTGAGCCTGGCAAAGGGCCCTGTCCCTCCTACCTGCCCGGGCCTCCCTGCCCCGCCGGGCCCTCGGGACCCCAAGTGCTGGAGGCCTCCGTGGCCATAGACCTGG ACGTGTGGAGCGCAGGTGGCCTCTACACTGAGGAGCAGGTGGACGCACCCTCTCGCTTCAACCTCACCGTGAAAGACCTCCTCCTGTCGGGCGTCGGGGACCTG CAACAGCAGCACCTGGCATCCTCGCTGCGACCTGGGAGTGGGCAGTGTCAGGAGCTGGTGCTGACGGAGGATGAGAAGAAGCTGCTGGCCAAGGAGGGCATCTCCCTGCCCACCCAGCTGCCCCTCACCAAG TACGAGGAGAGAGTGCTGAAAAAAATCCGCCGGAAAATTCGGAACAAACAGTCGGCGCAGGAgagcaggaagaagaagaaggagtaCATCGAGGGGCTGGAGACGCG GATGTCAGCCTGCACTGTCCAGAACCAGGAGCTGCAGAGGAAAGTCCTGCACCTGGAGAAGCAGAACCT GTCTCTGCTAGAGCAGCTGAAGAAACTCCAGGCCATCGTGGTCCAGTCCACCACCAAGTCAGTGCAGACCGGCACCTGCACAGCG GTCCTGTTGCTGTCTTTCGCCCTCATCGTCCTCCCCTCCATCAGCCCTTTCGCCTCCAACAAAGCCGAAAGCCCAGGGGACTTTGCTCCCGTGCGAT TCTCCTCCAGAACACTGCACAACGATGCCTCCTCCCGTGTGGCCCCGGACACCGATCCGGGCTCCGAGGCCCCAGGCCCCTGGCCCGACGCTGGCGTGCCCCACAAAGGGTCTCCAGGCAGCCTCGGGATGGACTGGGGCTTCCTGGACATACTGGCGCTGGGCAGTTCAACAAGGGAGCTGGACAACTCGACCCTGGTCCTGGGCAACTCGACGGAGGAGCTGGGCCCGGCCACCCTGCTGGACTGGGTGGCGCCTGAGCCGGTGCTCAGCACAGGACGGGCAGGGTTGGAGGTGGCGGGGGAGGAACTGTGA
- the Creb3l3 gene encoding cyclic AMP-responsive element-binding protein 3-like protein 3 isoform X1, whose protein sequence is MDGDLAGKMASPAGAMGPMDSLELLDLLFDGQDGVLRRVELAEGWSLADPQVLPGSDSDDFLNSILGPGDSVPSSPIWSPAASDSGISEDLPSDPQDTPPRSGLATTPPSCHPTEPGKGPCPSYLPGPPCPAGPSGPQVLEASVAIDLDVWSAGGLYTEEQVDAPSRFNLTVKDLLLSGVGDLQQQHLASSLRPGSGQCQELVLTEDEKKLLAKEGISLPTQLPLTKYEERVLKKIRRKIRNKQSAQESRKKKKEYIEGLETRMSACTVQNQELQRKVLHLEKQNLSLLEQLKKLQAIVVQSTTKSVQTGTCTAVLLLSFALIVLPSISPFASNKAESPGDFAPVRFSSRTLHNDASSRVAPDTDPGSEAPGPWPDAGVPHKGSPGSLGMDWGFLDILALGSSTRELDNSTLVLGNSTEELGPATLLDWVAPEPVLSTGRAGLEVAGEEL, encoded by the exons ATGGATGGGGACCTAGCTGGAAAG ATGGCTTCCCCCGCCGGTGCCATGGGCCCCATGGACAGCCTGGAGCTCCTGGACCTCCTGTTTGACGGGCAGGATGGCGTCCTGAGACGCGTGGAGCTGGCCGAGGGCTGGAGCCTGGCCGACCCG CAGGTGCTGCCCGGCTCAGACTCCGACGACTTCCTGAACTCCATCCTGGGCCCTGGAGACTCCGTTCCCAGCTCTCCCATCTGGTCCCCTGCGGCCAGTGACAGTGGCATCTCTGAAGACCTTCCCTCTGACCCTCAGGACACCCCTCCACGCAGTGGGCTGGCCACCACCCCGCCCAGCTGCCATCCCACTGAGCCTGGCAAAGGGCCCTGTCCCTCCTACCTGCCCGGGCCTCCCTGCCCCGCCGGGCCCTCGGGACCCCAAGTGCTGGAGGCCTCCGTGGCCATAGACCTGG ACGTGTGGAGCGCAGGTGGCCTCTACACTGAGGAGCAGGTGGACGCACCCTCTCGCTTCAACCTCACCGTGAAAGACCTCCTCCTGTCGGGCGTCGGGGACCTG CAACAGCAGCACCTGGCATCCTCGCTGCGACCTGGGAGTGGGCAGTGTCAGGAGCTGGTGCTGACGGAGGATGAGAAGAAGCTGCTGGCCAAGGAGGGCATCTCCCTGCCCACCCAGCTGCCCCTCACCAAG TACGAGGAGAGAGTGCTGAAAAAAATCCGCCGGAAAATTCGGAACAAACAGTCGGCGCAGGAgagcaggaagaagaagaaggagtaCATCGAGGGGCTGGAGACGCG GATGTCAGCCTGCACTGTCCAGAACCAGGAGCTGCAGAGGAAAGTCCTGCACCTGGAGAAGCAGAACCT GTCTCTGCTAGAGCAGCTGAAGAAACTCCAGGCCATCGTGGTCCAGTCCACCACCAAGTCAGTGCAGACCGGCACCTGCACAGCG GTCCTGTTGCTGTCTTTCGCCCTCATCGTCCTCCCCTCCATCAGCCCTTTCGCCTCCAACAAAGCCGAAAGCCCAGGGGACTTTGCTCCCGTGCGAT TCTCCTCCAGAACACTGCACAACGATGCCTCCTCCCGTGTGGCCCCGGACACCGATCCGGGCTCCGAGGCCCCAGGCCCCTGGCCCGACGCTGGCGTGCCCCACAAAGGGTCTCCAGGCAGCCTCGGGATGGACTGGGGCTTCCTGGACATACTGGCGCTGGGCAGTTCAACAAGGGAGCTGGACAACTCGACCCTGGTCCTGGGCAACTCGACGGAGGAGCTGGGCCCGGCCACCCTGCTGGACTGGGTGGCGCCTGAGCCGGTGCTCAGCACAGGACGGGCAGGGTTGGAGGTGGCGGGGGAGGAACTGTGA